AATGTAGTTTATCGAGAACAACAGTCTATGAATATCTAGAAAAGGACTTTGAAGAAGCTTGTAGATGGGTGGATAATTTGAAGATAAGACAACGAAAACTAGATCCTTTTCAGGATCAAATCTTAGGATGGCTAAAGGAACATCAAGATTTATCAGCTTCACAAATTTCAGTTGGTGAAAATTTAACTTTTAAGCGCTGATTATCCGCATAGTAGCGTACCACGAACAATCTCTTCTATTTTCCGCTGTCAAGTACCTGCCCCTTCCGGTGACTACTAAGAATTGGCAGCATTCAAAAGCAAGCTGCTAAACCTGTACTATTGACACTAGTACTCCACACTAATACTTTTGACTTATGACGTTGATTTATTACCTGGTTTTTTGGAGCTACAAAAAATATATTCAAATAATTG
The nucleotide sequence above comes from Paraliobacillus zengyii. Encoded proteins:
- a CDS encoding helix-turn-helix domain-containing protein → MLKLEVIVEVHQLKRQGFKVAAIARKCSLSRTTVYEYLEKDFEEACRWVDNLKIRQRKLDPFQDQILGWLKEHQDLSASQISVGENLTFKR